One window of the Pan troglodytes isolate AG18354 chromosome 12, NHGRI_mPanTro3-v2.0_pri, whole genome shotgun sequence genome contains the following:
- the NAT8 gene encoding N-acetyltransferase 8, with the protein MAPCHIRKYQESDRQWVVGLLSRGMAEHAPATFRRLLKLPRTLILLLGGPLALLLVSGSWLLALVFSISLFPALWFLAKKPWTEYVDMTLCTDMSDITKSYLSEHGSCFWVAESEEKVVGMVGALPVDDPTLREKRLQLFHLFVDSEHRRQGIAKALVRTVLQFARDQGYSEVILDTGTIQLSAMALYQSMGFKKTGQSFFCVWARLVALHTVHFIYHLPSSKVGSL; encoded by the coding sequence ATGGCTCCTTGTCACATCCGCAAATACCAGGAGAGCGACCGCCAGTGGGTTGTGGGCTTGCTCTCCCGGGGGATGGCCGAACACGCCCCAGCCACCTTCCGGCGATTACTGAAGCTGCCTCGAACCCTCATACTCTTACTTGGGGGGCCCCTCGCCCTACTCCTGGTCTCTGGATCCTGGCTTCTGGCCCTCGTGTTCAGCATCAGCCTCTTCCCTGCCCTGTGGTTCCTTGCCAAAAAACCCTGGACGGAGTATGTAGACATGACATTGTGCACAGACATGTCTGACATTACCAAATCCTACCTGAGTGAGCATGGCTCCTGCTTCTGGGTGGCTGAGTCTGAAGAGAAGGTGGTGGGCATGGTAGGAGCTCTGCCTGTTGATGATCCCACCTTGAGGGAGAAGCGGTTGCAGCTGTTTCATCTCTTTGTGGACAGTGAGCACCGTCGTCAGGGGATAGCAAAAGCCCTGGTCAGGACTGTCCTCCAGTTTGCCCGGGACCAGGGCTACAGTGAAGTCATCCTGGACACCGGCACCATCCAGCTCTCTGCTATGGCCCTCTACCAGAGCATGGGCTTCAAGAAGACGGGCCAGTCCTTCTTCTGTGTGTGGGCCAGGCTAGTGGCTCTTCATACAGTTCATTTCATCTACCACCTCCCTTCTTCTAAGGTAGGGAGTCTGTGA